A stretch of Alkalicella caledoniensis DNA encodes these proteins:
- a CDS encoding site-specific integrase — protein sequence MITDFKTLITLCEDELNIRQYNASYQRSILAEWGNLTKWMTLNKFKDFTESIGFQYLDETLGTHISVKGLANGKKLRLRAVRMLSSYQKDGDFEFRTPRIERVFYGDIGNEMLLYLSYLRSEKNLSESTLKNKEQYLYDFFCYLEKKSLKLNNLSVETMEDFFSSMKYSLASRHNCGSALRIYFRYAYENGISKSDSSLLILKDNYNHNCKLPTTYEEDEIRTIISSVERTSATGKRDYLILLLAAEYGWRSNDIVNFQFNQIDWEKNIVCFNQHKTDMAVEYPLLSSIGNAIIDYLKHGRPSTDVQEIIVSTESSKRGRPLSTPTIHSIVTKYMRKANIKNWKNKKHGPHSLRHSLATNMLKKNVSMPIISSVLGHQNTETTKIYLKVDIEKLRLCPLSLPIISSKHYMAGRCKHE from the coding sequence ATGATAACAGATTTTAAGACATTGATTACTTTGTGTGAAGATGAGTTGAACATTCGGCAGTATAATGCTTCATATCAGCGAAGTATCCTAGCGGAGTGGGGGAATCTTACAAAATGGATGACTTTAAACAAGTTTAAGGATTTTACCGAGTCTATTGGTTTCCAATACTTAGATGAGACTTTAGGGACCCATATTTCTGTCAAGGGTCTAGCGAACGGTAAAAAGCTACGTTTACGTGCAGTCCGTATGCTCTCTTCTTATCAAAAGGATGGTGATTTTGAATTCCGTACGCCACGAATTGAGAGAGTTTTTTATGGAGATATAGGCAATGAAATGTTATTGTATCTATCCTACCTTAGAAGTGAAAAAAATCTTTCTGAGAGTACACTCAAAAATAAGGAACAGTATTTATATGATTTCTTCTGTTATCTAGAAAAAAAATCGCTTAAATTGAATAATCTTTCTGTTGAAACAATGGAGGATTTTTTTAGTTCTATGAAATATTCACTCGCATCTAGGCACAACTGCGGTTCAGCGCTACGCATTTATTTTAGATATGCATATGAAAATGGAATTTCCAAATCAGACAGTTCGTTGTTAATTTTAAAAGATAATTACAACCATAACTGTAAGCTCCCCACAACTTACGAAGAAGACGAAATTCGCACAATCATTTCCTCAGTTGAGCGAACCTCTGCCACTGGGAAAAGGGATTATTTGATTTTGCTCCTTGCCGCTGAATATGGATGGCGATCAAATGATATTGTGAACTTTCAGTTTAACCAAATAGACTGGGAGAAAAATATCGTTTGTTTCAACCAACATAAAACTGATATGGCAGTAGAATATCCTCTACTATCTTCAATTGGTAATGCCATTATTGACTATTTGAAGCACGGTAGGCCGTCAACAGATGTACAGGAAATCATCGTTTCCACAGAATCATCAAAAAGGGGTCGGCCACTTTCAACACCGACGATACATTCTATTGTAACGAAGTACATGCGTAAGGCAAACATAAAGAACTGGAAAAACAAGAAACACGGTCCACATTCTCTACGCCACAGCCTAGCTACAAACATGCTAAAAAAGAATGTATCTATGCCCATAATCAGTTCCGTGCTTGGACACCAGAATACTGAAACAACCAAGATATATCTGAAAGTAGATATCGAAAAGTTACGATTATGCCCACTTTCCTTGCCAATAATATCTTCAAAACATTACATGGCAGGGAGGTGTAAGCATGAGTAG
- a CDS encoding tyrosine-type recombinase/integrase, whose protein sequence is MKSTDFAMYLNKYFTVYLPNVKGMTPLTIDSYRYTFILFLTCLQEELNISANRVQMSDLSYKNVLLFLEWLQKQRLNSISTRNQRQAAINSFVRFLMYEFPECLDNYQRIVGIPIKKAPQKEISYMKTDGVKLMMSQIDVASSGGLRDYVMLSLLYTTGMRVSELISIRVKDLSLYEPYTLLLRGKGHKSRYVPLMKDIIPFIHQYLVQEGYDRQEKLSEWLFKNHMKSQLTRQGINYLVGKYAKRAREINSEIIPADFSPHKMRHTTAMGLVDSGVDLIYIRDLLGHVSVKTTEVYAKAEVSRKREAIEAASKEIVPPEKAQWDNNTDLKQWLKTFNR, encoded by the coding sequence ATGAAATCCACTGATTTTGCAATGTACCTTAACAAATATTTTACCGTTTACCTTCCAAATGTTAAGGGTATGACACCATTAACAATTGATTCTTACAGATACACTTTTATACTTTTCTTGACGTGCTTGCAGGAAGAACTTAATATTTCTGCAAACAGAGTACAGATGTCTGACCTTTCGTATAAGAACGTACTTCTATTCCTGGAATGGCTTCAGAAACAACGTCTAAACAGTATATCAACAAGGAACCAGAGGCAGGCAGCAATCAATAGTTTTGTAAGGTTTCTAATGTATGAATTTCCTGAGTGTCTAGATAATTATCAACGAATCGTAGGGATTCCGATAAAAAAAGCACCGCAGAAAGAAATATCCTACATGAAAACAGATGGGGTAAAATTAATGATGTCTCAGATAGATGTCGCTTCTTCTGGAGGGTTGCGAGATTATGTCATGTTGTCCCTTCTCTATACTACAGGCATGCGTGTCAGCGAACTCATAAGTATCCGGGTAAAAGATTTATCCCTTTATGAACCATACACGCTTTTACTTCGCGGTAAAGGGCATAAAAGCCGCTATGTACCACTTATGAAGGATATCATTCCTTTCATCCACCAATATTTAGTACAAGAAGGATATGATAGGCAAGAAAAACTTAGTGAATGGTTGTTTAAGAACCATATGAAAAGCCAATTAACTAGACAGGGTATAAATTACCTTGTCGGTAAATATGCGAAACGTGCTAGAGAAATTAATTCGGAGATAATTCCAGCGGATTTTAGTCCTCACAAAATGAGACATACAACGGCTATGGGACTCGTTGATTCTGGGGTTGACCTAATTTACATACGGGATTTACTAGGTCATGTCAGTGTTAAAACTACGGAAGTTTACGCAAAAGCAGAAGTAAGCAGAAAGCGTGAAGCTATTGAAGCTGCTAGCAAGGAGATTGTTCCACCGGAAAAAGCACAATGGGATAACAATACTGATTTAAAACAGTGGCTAAAAACATTCAACCGCTGA
- a CDS encoding Mu transposase domain-containing protein: MKYNFAANRLFTDIRTFNQECWDWLERTANAKVHGTTKKVPAEVFALEKQHLQPIPPTIVTKDSLTRTVRKDNTILYLSNRYTVPIGTYKPGAEVGISIDGDKLVITDKKGNIIAKHSISTGKGELIRNRNHLRCYDSKLDDMYDKTLEMLGGSEIAKLLLETIKKEKGRYIREQFGLIKSIVQKYSSETLDKALEFCYKNNLNSAVDIRDAAEHFDRQGITMVGKPLRKSLPPHLAVKTEVRKIDTYTSLYGGEVK, encoded by the coding sequence ATGAAGTATAACTTCGCAGCAAACAGACTGTTCACAGATATTAGGACCTTTAATCAAGAGTGTTGGGATTGGCTTGAAAGGACTGCCAATGCTAAAGTCCATGGAACAACAAAAAAGGTACCAGCAGAAGTGTTTGCCCTTGAAAAACAACATCTTCAGCCGATACCACCTACAATTGTTACTAAAGATAGTTTAACAAGAACTGTAAGAAAAGACAATACAATTTTGTACTTAAGCAATAGATATACTGTTCCCATAGGAACTTATAAGCCAGGTGCTGAAGTAGGAATTAGTATTGACGGTGATAAACTAGTCATTACTGACAAGAAAGGAAATATAATTGCTAAACACAGTATTTCCACAGGAAAAGGAGAACTGATTAGAAACAGGAACCATTTAAGATGTTACGATTCTAAACTAGATGATATGTACGATAAGACCTTAGAAATGCTAGGTGGAAGTGAAATAGCCAAGTTACTCTTAGAGACCATAAAGAAAGAAAAAGGCAGGTATATCCGTGAACAATTTGGCCTAATTAAATCTATAGTGCAAAAGTATTCTAGTGAGACCCTAGATAAGGCATTAGAATTTTGCTATAAGAATAACCTCAACAGTGCCGTAGATATCAGAGATGCAGCAGAGCATTTTGATAGACAAGGAATAACAATGGTGGGTAAACCGCTACGTAAAAGCCTGCCTCCTCATTTAGCCGTTAAAACCGAAGTAAGAAAAATTGATACCTATACCTCTCTATATGGAGGTGAAGTAAAATGA
- a CDS encoding DDE-type integrase/transposase/recombinase: MVRWKMYSDIHHFKDIGLNKTQVANRLNLNYKTVRKYWDVTPDEFLEIQKSRKARKLDKYHDPILTWLKQFPDISTAQIHDWLLEHYQDKTIKDRTLRNYIMDLRKKHNIPKQRTARQYQAVVDPPMGYQLQVDFGETKLRSTNGGKTKVYGMGAVLSNSRFKYSEWVDKPFTTSTLISMLNHCFEYIGGVPKELVFDQDKIATVNENYGDIIYTYEFEKYKKTMGFKVHLCKAYDPESKGYVKTFVM; this comes from the coding sequence GAAAATGTACAGCGATATTCATCATTTTAAAGATATTGGGTTAAATAAGACTCAAGTAGCTAATAGGCTTAATCTAAATTACAAAACAGTAAGAAAGTACTGGGACGTTACCCCAGATGAATTTTTGGAAATACAGAAAAGTAGAAAAGCAAGAAAGCTTGATAAGTATCATGATCCTATCTTGACCTGGTTAAAACAGTTTCCAGATATAAGCACTGCTCAAATACATGACTGGCTGCTAGAACATTACCAGGATAAAACAATTAAAGACCGTACTCTTAGAAACTACATTATGGATCTTAGAAAAAAACATAACATACCAAAACAGCGTACTGCTAGACAGTATCAAGCGGTAGTAGATCCCCCAATGGGTTATCAGTTGCAAGTTGATTTCGGAGAAACGAAACTACGTAGCACTAACGGTGGTAAAACTAAAGTTTATGGCATGGGAGCAGTACTATCAAATAGTAGATTTAAGTACAGTGAGTGGGTGGACAAGCCCTTTACCACATCAACACTGATAAGCATGCTGAACCACTGTTTTGAGTATATTGGAGGAGTTCCTAAGGAGTTAGTATTTGACCAAGATAAAATTGCAACGGTTAATGAAAACTATGGTGATATCATATACACATATGAATTTGAGAAGTATAAAAAGACAATGGGATTCAAAGTTCATTTATGTAAGGCTTATGATCCGGAGAGTAAAGGTTATGTTAAGACTTTCGTTATGTAA
- the istB gene encoding IS21-like element helper ATPase IstB — MTVTLTEVKKMLNEVRMPYSRDNIEEYLKLAVKEDMTCLEFAHMLLRKETSHKSEIALQKRIKQANFPYVATIEDFDFSFQTSVTKRQITQLLDMNWVEKAFNLLFLGPPSVGKTHLAVSLGMKAVEMGYKVSFISMDHLIKLLKTEEISNKSQKALKKIMASDMVAIDEVGYLPITRQEANQFFQLVSALYQNTSIIITSNKGFDDWVEIMGDPVITTAILDRLVHNSEIFNMTGDSWRLKNRNTIFSN; from the coding sequence ATGACAGTAACTTTAACAGAAGTAAAGAAGATGTTAAATGAGGTAAGGATGCCTTACAGTAGAGATAACATAGAAGAGTATTTGAAATTAGCTGTAAAAGAAGATATGACCTGTCTTGAGTTTGCTCATATGCTCTTGAGAAAAGAAACCTCTCACAAGAGCGAAATAGCCCTTCAAAAAAGGATCAAGCAAGCCAATTTTCCTTATGTAGCAACTATTGAAGACTTTGACTTTAGCTTTCAAACCTCTGTAACAAAAAGACAAATAACGCAGTTACTAGATATGAACTGGGTAGAGAAAGCCTTTAATTTATTATTTTTGGGCCCACCTAGCGTAGGTAAAACCCACCTTGCAGTATCATTAGGAATGAAAGCAGTAGAAATGGGGTATAAGGTTAGCTTTATTAGCATGGATCATTTAATCAAGCTTTTAAAGACTGAGGAGATATCAAATAAGAGCCAAAAAGCTCTGAAAAAGATAATGGCAAGTGATATGGTAGCGATAGATGAAGTTGGATATCTTCCTATCACAAGGCAAGAAGCTAATCAGTTCTTTCAACTGGTATCTGCTTTGTACCAGAATACCTCGATTATCATAACCTCAAATAAGGGGTTTGATGATTGGGTTGAAATCATGGGTGATCCTGTCATTACTACGGCCATTCTAGACCGGCTGGTTCATAACAGTGAGATCTTTAATATGACAGGTGATAGTTGGAGACTAAAGAATAGAAATACCATATTCAGTAATTAA
- a CDS encoding tyrosine-type recombinase/integrase, with protein MSRPMFKSIFSEEMYHYLDHMVATGHKEVSFCKHLRLFDRFCTENEILQPVFNSQHAMKWIQRKENEASTTHYSRINGIKQFLIYLCRKGYEIFVTRDVCFKQTDFQPYIYAEDEIARYFHAVDTYESARNRKDSIQLPILFRLLYCCGTRINETLGIRKQDVDLEDGIIKLFETKNNNERYIVLNEEMAGLMCQYAQKCFYLLDEKDYIFTKSNGSRLDGEALYERHRLFLQKARIPYIGGGRGPRLHDWRHTFSVQSFKQMVDSGLDMYVALPILSSYLGHKTIYATERYVRLTMSLYPYIEDRFKDKVNKVFGEVDKHEIH; from the coding sequence ATGAGTAGACCAATGTTTAAATCTATTTTTTCTGAGGAAATGTATCATTATTTAGACCATATGGTAGCAACGGGTCATAAAGAAGTAAGTTTTTGCAAGCATTTACGGCTGTTTGACCGATTTTGTACTGAAAATGAAATACTTCAGCCAGTATTCAATAGTCAACATGCAATGAAATGGATTCAACGGAAAGAAAACGAAGCTAGTACCACCCATTATTCTCGAATCAATGGAATTAAGCAATTTCTGATCTATCTCTGTCGTAAAGGATATGAAATCTTTGTGACAAGAGATGTATGTTTCAAGCAAACAGATTTCCAACCATATATTTATGCGGAAGATGAGATAGCAAGATATTTTCATGCAGTTGATACATATGAATCTGCACGTAATCGTAAGGACAGCATTCAACTACCAATCCTTTTCCGATTACTCTACTGCTGTGGAACTAGAATTAACGAAACGCTTGGTATCAGAAAACAGGATGTGGACCTTGAGGATGGAATCATTAAGCTATTTGAAACAAAGAACAATAATGAGCGTTATATCGTGTTAAACGAAGAGATGGCCGGTCTTATGTGTCAGTATGCACAAAAATGTTTTTACCTTTTAGATGAAAAAGACTATATATTTACCAAGTCTAATGGAAGCCGATTAGATGGTGAGGCTCTTTATGAACGTCATAGGCTTTTCCTTCAAAAAGCAAGAATTCCGTATATTGGTGGAGGAAGAGGTCCAAGACTGCACGACTGGCGTCATACTTTTTCTGTGCAATCATTTAAGCAAATGGTTGATTCTGGCCTAGATATGTACGTAGCGCTCCCCATTCTATCCAGTTATCTCGGCCACAAAACAATATATGCTACTGAGAGATATGTTCGACTGACAATGAGTCTGTATCCGTATATTGAGGATCGTTTTAAAGACAAAGTAAATAAGGTGTTCGGCGAGGTGGACAAACATGAAATCCACTGA
- a CDS encoding DDE-type integrase/transposase/recombinase, with amino-acid sequence MPDKVKEYIVSSKLAHPKKTAKTIYQEMIVTGLASCNDLSLSTVQRYISKNKLTIKSLEPVDRKAFEFEFANDCWQSDISVGPYLNLNGKKQKTHLFAILDDASRLVVHCEAFFSEGFPSLLSTFKTAVAKRGVPKKLFVDNGKVYHSSQLQFICASIGSIVSFARPYSPQSKGYVKTFVM; translated from the coding sequence ATGCCTGATAAGGTCAAAGAGTATATTGTATCTAGTAAGCTTGCTCATCCTAAAAAGACTGCTAAGACAATATACCAAGAAATGATTGTTACCGGATTAGCTTCATGTAACGATTTGTCTTTATCTACCGTGCAAAGATATATATCTAAAAACAAGCTAACTATCAAAAGCCTTGAACCTGTAGATAGAAAGGCCTTTGAATTTGAGTTTGCTAATGATTGTTGGCAATCGGATATCTCTGTTGGCCCCTACCTAAATTTAAATGGCAAGAAGCAAAAGACTCACTTATTTGCTATTTTGGATGACGCTTCTAGGTTGGTAGTACATTGTGAGGCTTTCTTTTCTGAAGGTTTCCCATCACTATTATCAACTTTTAAGACTGCAGTAGCCAAAAGAGGAGTTCCTAAAAAGTTATTTGTTGATAATGGCAAGGTGTATCACAGCAGTCAACTCCAGTTTATATGCGCTTCAATTGGTTCCATCGTATCCTTCGCAAGGCCATACAGTCCACAATCCAAGGGTTATGTTAAGACTTTCGTTATGTAA